A genomic stretch from Candidatus Omnitrophota bacterium includes:
- a CDS encoding Ig-like domain-containing protein, with amino-acid sequence MYSGERFVSTTPDFTISDISDGSHKVYVIGKDNVGNWQTTPTETSSWTVDTTGPTVSLTSSAPANTNTSPIPVTATFNENVSDFVLGDITIGNGNASNLAGGPTVYTFDVTPTVDGTVTIDILAGVATDSLGNSNSAAAQLSRNYDTGDPAPVLSSAAPNPTNTSPIPVSVNFGESVTGFAIGDITVGNGAASNLAGGPAVYTFDVTPTADGAVTVDIAAGVAQDLAGNTSLVATQLSRTYDGTVPTVVLTSAAPNPTNTSPIPVTATFSENVTGFTEGEITIGNGSVVGGSLAGGPDVYTFNVTPAGDGAVTVNINAGVAQDSAGNNNTAAAQLSRTYDNTDPVATLSAPSAVNGAFTLTVDFSENVTGFAETDISVTNGTKGLDFTAVSAKQYTITITPTADPVDLSVAVGAGQDAAGNDSTADSISVAYDNTKPTPVLTTPENPTNDDPFIVTVNFGEAVNGFIAADIDVVGATKGAFTGVDGDSSYTISLAPTAGIVTVNVAADVAADLVGNTNNVAVQLSVTYDAAGPTPVLSSTAPDPTNTSPIPVIVNFGESVSGFALGDITVGNGAAGNLAGGPAAYTFDVTPAGQGVVTINIAAGVAADLAGNNNNVAAQLSRTYDGDQPTVTLSTTALNPTNTSPIPVTATFSEDVTGFVVGDIIVGNGTAGNFAGGPKVYTFSVTPSGQGAVTIDIAAGVATDGVNNNQAAVQLSRTYDNVVPSTSGHSPAKNATGVARDTNIVLHILDAGAGVNQSTITMTVEGSNVTGSLAIAGSAADYTVTYNPAADFAYDQVVDVVVNASDSAGNPMGSDSYSFTVTSAPPPPDTTAPSVSSRSPSSGATDVAKDTNIVIHLVDSGSGVNQSSIVMTVEGAGVSPTISGSGADTTVTYDPPADFAYSQVVDVTITASDTAGNAMASPDSYSFTIQAPPDTTRPTITTLTTTASEPTSSASIPVTLTFSESVTGLLATEISVTNGSVSGFSGSGANYSFTVTASAAGVVSIKIPEGVAQDASANTNTESVTLSRTYSPAPPDTTRPTITSLT; translated from the coding sequence TTGTATTCGGGCGAGCGCTTTGTCAGTACTACCCCTGATTTCACGATTTCTGACATTTCAGACGGCAGCCACAAAGTATATGTAATAGGTAAGGACAATGTAGGCAACTGGCAGACGACCCCCACCGAGACATCTTCATGGACGGTGGATACTACCGGCCCCACAGTGTCGTTGACCAGCTCTGCCCCTGCGAATACCAATACCTCGCCCATACCGGTTACAGCCACATTTAACGAGAATGTATCTGATTTTGTGCTTGGCGATATAACTATAGGTAACGGCAACGCCAGTAACTTAGCAGGGGGGCCGACTGTATATACCTTTGATGTTACCCCTACAGTAGACGGGACAGTTACAATAGACATATTAGCAGGAGTGGCAACGGACAGTTTAGGCAATTCTAATTCAGCGGCTGCACAGCTGTCGCGTAATTATGATACAGGCGATCCTGCTCCAGTATTAAGCTCGGCAGCTCCTAACCCGACCAATACATCGCCCATACCTGTAAGCGTAAACTTCGGTGAAAGCGTTACGGGTTTTGCGATAGGAGACATAACCGTAGGCAATGGTGCCGCCTCTAACCTTGCAGGCGGACCCGCGGTTTATACCTTTGATGTCACTCCCACGGCAGACGGAGCAGTTACCGTAGATATAGCAGCAGGGGTGGCGCAGGACCTGGCAGGCAATACTAGTTTGGTAGCAACGCAGCTCTCGCGTACCTATGACGGGACTGTGCCAACCGTAGTTTTGACTAGCGCCGCGCCTAATCCGACTAACACCTCGCCCATACCTGTAACAGCTACTTTCAGCGAAAATGTCACTGGATTCACAGAGGGCGAAATAACCATAGGTAACGGCAGCGTTGTCGGTGGCAGCTTGGCTGGCGGACCAGATGTTTATACTTTTAATGTTACCCCTGCAGGAGATGGCGCAGTTACAGTAAACATAAACGCAGGAGTAGCACAGGATTCAGCAGGCAACAACAATACCGCTGCAGCACAATTATCGCGCACCTATGATAATACAGATCCGGTCGCGACCTTAAGTGCGCCTTCGGCAGTAAACGGCGCATTCACTCTTACAGTTGACTTCAGCGAGAACGTCACCGGCTTCGCTGAAACAGACATATCGGTAACCAACGGTACCAAGGGGCTGGACTTCACCGCGGTAAGCGCCAAGCAGTACACCATAACCATTACACCTACGGCAGACCCCGTGGATTTAAGCGTGGCAGTAGGCGCAGGCCAGGATGCCGCGGGCAACGACTCAACAGCAGACAGCATATCGGTTGCCTATGATAATACCAAGCCGACTCCAGTGCTCACTACCCCAGAGAACCCGACCAATGATGATCCATTTATAGTCACAGTCAACTTCGGCGAGGCGGTCAACGGCTTTATAGCAGCCGATATAGATGTAGTAGGCGCGACCAAGGGCGCCTTCACAGGAGTAGACGGCGACTCAAGCTACACAATCAGCCTGGCGCCCACAGCAGGTATAGTCACAGTGAATGTGGCGGCTGATGTTGCAGCCGACCTCGTGGGAAATACCAACAACGTTGCAGTGCAATTATCCGTTACCTATGACGCAGCCGGGCCTACACCCGTATTAAGTTCAACCGCGCCTGATCCGACAAATACATCACCTATTCCTGTAATCGTGAACTTCGGTGAGTCCGTAAGCGGCTTTGCGCTTGGAGATATCACCGTAGGCAACGGTGCCGCAGGCAACTTAGCAGGCGGACCAGCTGCTTATACATTTGATGTAACACCGGCAGGGCAGGGAGTTGTAACTATCAATATAGCAGCAGGCGTTGCTGCTGACCTGGCAGGCAACAACAATAATGTCGCCGCGCAGTTATCACGCACCTACGATGGAGATCAGCCAACCGTGACGTTATCTACTACCGCACTCAACCCAACCAACACCTCGCCCATACCGGTGACCGCCACATTCAGCGAGGATGTGACCGGATTCGTAGTGGGCGATATCATCGTAGGCAACGGCACAGCGGGTAATTTCGCGGGAGGCCCTAAAGTATATACCTTTAGTGTAACGCCCTCAGGGCAGGGGGCAGTAACCATAGATATAGCAGCAGGAGTGGCTACTGATGGCGTTAATAATAATCAGGCAGCAGTGCAGCTTAGCCGCACCTATGATAATGTTGTTCCCAGTACCTCGGGACACTCGCCGGCCAAGAATGCAACAGGCGTGGCCAGGGACACCAATATTGTCTTACATATATTGGATGCAGGCGCGGGGGTTAACCAGTCCACCATCACCATGACAGTGGAAGGGAGCAATGTCACCGGTTCGCTCGCTATAGCCGGCTCTGCAGCAGACTATACGGTTACCTATAATCCTGCTGCGGACTTTGCCTATGATCAGGTAGTGGATGTGGTGGTGAATGCCTCGGATAGCGCAGGCAATCCCATGGGGTCTGATTCTTACTCTTTCACCGTTACATCAGCGCCGCCGCCGCCCGATACAACGGCTCCAAGCGTATCCAGCAGGTCTCCTTCATCAGGCGCAACCGATGTTGCCAAGGATACCAATATCGTAATACATTTAGTTGATTCCGGCTCAGGCGTTAACCAGTCCAGCATAGTGATGACGGTAGAGGGTGCGGGCGTCAGCCCGACAATAAGCGGCTCAGGCGCAGATACTACCGTGACCTATGATCCTCCCGCAGATTTTGCATACAGCCAGGTAGTAGATGTGACCATTACCGCCTCAGACACTGCAGGCAATGCCATGGCATCACCAGATAGCTACTCATTCACCATACAGGCGCCGCCTGACACCACTCGTCCTACGATCACCACTCTGACTACGACCGCATCAGAGCCGACCAGCTCAGCAAGCATACCTGTAACTCTGACCTTTAGTGAAAGCGTCACAGGCCTGCTTGCCACAGAGATCAGCGTTACCAACGGCTCTGTCTCAGGCTTCTCAGGCTCAGGGGCAAACTACAGCTTTACCGTCACCGCCTCAGCAGCAGGGGTAGTGAGCATAAAGATACCCGAAGGCGTTGCCCAGGATGCCTCAGCCAATACCAACACAGAATCAGTAACGC
- a CDS encoding ShlB/FhaC/HecB family hemolysin secretion/activation protein, with the protein MIKKIIIVTIGLSLFVWGYSYAQTPPASQTAGGLEKTERAIEKEKELQQRITTEKKAVEEKEVGVEETAAALAEEKKILIKTIEVKGATLISEEVVNKIKAEYEGKEITIKDMQKICDLITDEYRQKGHVTSRAYLPPQTIKDGLLIIMVTEGQLGSVDIKGNRYFKTALLKKKLLVKEGGFFDYKSLQKSLRGINEHPDRFARAVLVPGEKPGETNIVLEVKDRLPIHAGLSFDNFGSRYIQKYNYASTLEHNNFFGWDDRLYLKYQRAQSNAQRLKSLSYTIPLNSTFEAGGSYLWSKMKLGKEFEDLDVRGRTEIVRLFLNQTLIDEDLLDLKLNFGFDYKHIENYTVSQVTSRDEVRMFRMGFDLDSEDKWGRTIFTMEEDIGIPDLFGGAGDKDPLATREGAGGKFFKLAGNIYRLQPMPFDSQILWKNQFQLSNYTLPACEQFQIGGIANVRGYPPAEFSGDKGFATSVEWSFPPYFLPKDTNIPLTQSKIYDAIKFLIFYDLGVIRLKKELGTEQKHRTLRGVGFGMRMNLPQDFSARLEFAYPLAMTPSDEDHFHPYVSVNKRF; encoded by the coding sequence TTGATTAAGAAAATAATTATAGTTACGATAGGTCTGTCTTTGTTCGTTTGGGGGTATTCTTATGCCCAGACGCCGCCTGCTTCTCAAACCGCCGGCGGCCTGGAAAAGACGGAAAGGGCCATAGAGAAGGAGAAAGAGCTGCAGCAGAGGATCACCACGGAGAAGAAAGCGGTGGAAGAGAAAGAGGTGGGAGTTGAGGAAACAGCCGCGGCTTTAGCAGAAGAAAAAAAGATCCTTATTAAGACAATTGAGGTGAAGGGCGCGACCCTTATTTCCGAAGAGGTGGTAAACAAGATAAAGGCGGAATACGAAGGCAAGGAGATCACCATAAAGGATATGCAGAAGATCTGCGACCTGATCACGGATGAATACCGGCAAAAGGGCCACGTTACCTCCCGCGCCTACCTGCCTCCACAGACCATAAAAGACGGCTTACTTATAATAATGGTCACGGAAGGCCAGCTCGGCAGCGTAGATATAAAGGGTAACCGTTATTTCAAGACCGCCCTGCTTAAAAAAAAATTACTGGTGAAGGAGGGCGGTTTTTTTGATTACAAATCCCTCCAGAAGTCATTACGCGGCATAAACGAACACCCTGACAGGTTTGCCAGGGCGGTGCTGGTCCCCGGGGAAAAGCCGGGAGAGACCAATATCGTTTTAGAGGTAAAGGACCGGCTGCCCATCCACGCCGGTTTAAGTTTTGATAATTTCGGCTCAAGGTATATTCAAAAATATAATTACGCCTCTACCCTTGAACACAACAATTTTTTTGGCTGGGATGACCGGCTCTACCTGAAATATCAAAGAGCCCAGTCCAACGCGCAGCGGCTCAAATCACTCAGTTATACCATTCCCTTAAATTCTACCTTTGAGGCAGGCGGCTCCTATCTTTGGAGCAAGATGAAGCTGGGCAAGGAATTTGAAGACCTTGATGTCCGCGGCAGGACAGAGATCGTCAGGTTGTTCCTGAACCAGACGCTGATAGACGAGGACTTATTGGACCTGAAATTAAATTTTGGATTTGATTATAAACATATTGAAAACTACACAGTTTCACAGGTTACTTCAAGGGATGAGGTCAGGATGTTCAGGATGGGGTTTGATCTGGATAGTGAGGATAAATGGGGCCGCACTATTTTTACTATGGAAGAAGATATAGGTATTCCCGATCTATTCGGAGGGGCGGGTGACAAAGACCCCCTTGCCACCAGGGAGGGCGCGGGAGGCAAGTTTTTTAAGTTGGCAGGCAATATATACCGGCTCCAGCCAATGCCTTTTGATTCTCAGATATTGTGGAAAAACCAGTTTCAACTCTCCAATTACACCCTGCCTGCCTGCGAGCAGTTCCAGATAGGAGGCATAGCGAATGTCCGGGGTTATCCACCCGCGGAGTTCAGCGGCGATAAAGGTTTTGCCACCAGTGTTGAATGGTCTTTCCCGCCTTATTTTCTGCCTAAGGATACAAATATTCCTTTGACCCAGAGTAAAATTTATGACGCGATAAAGTTCCTCATTTTTTATGACCTGGGCGTGATCCGTCTTAAAAAGGAACTGGGTACAGAGCAAAAACACAGGACGCTAAGAGGCGTGGGCTTCGGCATGAGGATGAATCTGCCACAGGATTTTTCAGCCAGGTTGGAATTCGCTTATCCGTTAGCCATGACCCCTTCGGATGAAGACCACTTTCACCCTTACGTAAGCGTAAATAAGAGGTTCTAA
- a CDS encoding 3-isopropylmalate dehydrogenase, with protein MAAQKKYNIAVIPGDGTGPEVIGEALKVLEASASISGFKYETVNFDFGGERYLRTKETLPKSALKELKKFDAILLGAIGHPDVKPGILEQGILLKLRFELDQYINLRPVKLYNAEFCPLKDKKPEDIDFVVVRENSEGLYKGLGSFKHKGGKKEIALQISHNTRKGVERCIRYAFDYTRKRDKDKKLTLCGKTNVLTYAWDLWQRTFNEVAKEYPDVKTDYAHVDATTMWMVKNPEWFDVIVTDNMFGDIITDLGAMVQGGMGIAAGGNINPKGVSMFEPIGGSAPKYTGKNVINPLAAICAMGMMLENLGENAAGQRVEDAVIAVVRKKVKSLSAGKMGYSTREVGDLVVRSLAK; from the coding sequence ATGGCTGCGCAAAAGAAATACAATATAGCGGTTATTCCGGGAGACGGCACAGGTCCCGAGGTTATTGGCGAGGCGTTAAAGGTTTTAGAGGCATCTGCCTCTATCAGCGGCTTCAAATACGAAACCGTTAACTTTGACTTTGGAGGCGAAAGATACCTCAGGACAAAAGAGACACTGCCGAAATCGGCGCTGAAAGAGCTCAAAAAATTTGACGCCATACTTTTAGGCGCTATAGGACATCCCGATGTCAAACCCGGCATACTTGAGCAGGGCATACTGCTTAAGCTGCGTTTTGAGCTTGACCAGTATATCAATCTGCGCCCGGTAAAGCTTTACAACGCCGAATTCTGCCCGCTTAAAGACAAGAAGCCGGAAGATATTGATTTTGTCGTGGTGAGGGAAAACTCCGAGGGATTGTATAAGGGGCTGGGAAGTTTTAAGCATAAGGGCGGCAAGAAAGAAATAGCCCTGCAGATATCGCATAACACCAGAAAAGGCGTTGAGCGCTGCATACGTTACGCCTTTGATTATACCAGGAAGCGCGACAAGGACAAGAAGCTCACGCTCTGCGGTAAGACAAATGTCCTGACCTATGCCTGGGACCTTTGGCAGAGGACTTTCAATGAGGTCGCCAAAGAATATCCCGACGTGAAGACAGATTACGCCCATGTGGATGCCACTACGATGTGGATGGTCAAGAACCCGGAGTGGTTTGACGTTATCGTCACTGATAATATGTTCGGCGATATAATCACGGACTTGGGCGCGATGGTCCAGGGCGGTATGGGCATTGCCGCGGGAGGCAACATCAACCCTAAGGGCGTTTCCATGTTTGAGCCCATCGGCGGCAGCGCCCCCAAATATACGGGAAAAAACGTCATCAATCCCCTGGCGGCAATATGCGCAATGGGTATGATGCTGGAAAATTTAGGGGAGAACGCGGCAGGGCAGCGTGTAGAGGATGCGGTCATCGCGGTGGTGCGGAAAAAAGTAAAATCGCTTTCCGCCGGAAAGATGGGCTATTCCACGCGGGAAGTGGGTGACTTAGTGGTAAGGAGTCTGGCGAAATGA
- a CDS encoding aspartate-semialdehyde dehydrogenase has protein sequence MRKYNIAIVGVGAVGIEMLRVLRQRNFPVGELRVFARSARDIEVDGRRYSVSPISPEGFEGIDIALFAGTEGEKGAAVTYAPEAVKRGAVVIDNGADFRMDPKVPLVVPEVNAADIKKHKGIIANPNCSTIQMVAALWPIYKKAGLKRVIVTTLQASSGAGKKAVEQLKAENQKISEAGYENVRVDLEEKAMPQQLAYNVFPHIGGFDKCDYTSEEWKLVRETHKIMHDDKIKISATTVRVPVRTGHSESVYIETKKPITPAKVRDILAKSDGIIVMDEPAKGLYPMPKDAEGRDEVFVGRVRRDCFVKNGLWLWVVADNLRKGAATNAVQIAEALIRAKH, from the coding sequence ATGAGAAAATATAATATAGCGATAGTAGGCGTAGGCGCCGTGGGTATTGAGATGCTGCGTGTTTTAAGGCAGCGTAATTTTCCTGTGGGAGAACTGCGTGTATTTGCCCGGTCGGCAAGGGATATAGAAGTAGATGGCCGGAGGTATTCGGTAAGCCCGATCTCTCCCGAGGGGTTTGAAGGCATAGATATCGCTTTATTCGCCGGCACAGAAGGTGAAAAGGGCGCGGCAGTGACTTACGCTCCGGAGGCGGTAAAGAGAGGCGCGGTAGTGATTGATAACGGCGCGGATTTCCGCATGGACCCGAAAGTTCCCCTGGTCGTGCCTGAAGTCAACGCCGCCGATATAAAAAAGCATAAAGGCATAATCGCCAACCCTAACTGTTCCACAATTCAAATGGTGGCGGCATTATGGCCGATCTATAAGAAAGCCGGGCTCAAAAGGGTGATCGTCACCACCTTGCAGGCGTCTTCCGGCGCTGGCAAGAAAGCGGTGGAACAGCTCAAGGCAGAGAATCAGAAAATATCAGAGGCAGGTTATGAGAACGTGCGGGTTGATCTGGAAGAGAAGGCGATGCCTCAGCAGTTGGCATATAACGTCTTTCCGCATATCGGCGGTTTTGATAAATGCGACTATACCAGCGAAGAATGGAAGCTGGTGCGCGAGACACACAAGATAATGCACGATGATAAAATAAAGATCTCCGCTACTACCGTGCGCGTGCCTGTGAGAACAGGGCACTCTGAATCGGTATATATTGAAACAAAAAAGCCCATTACTCCCGCCAAAGTAAGAGATATCCTTGCTAAATCCGACGGTATTATAGTGATGGATGAGCCGGCCAAGGGGCTCTATCCGATGCCTAAAGATGCGGAAGGCAGGGACGAGGTATTCGTCGGCCGCGTCCGCCGCGATTGTTTTGTCAAAAACGGGCTGTGGCTGTGGGTGGTGGCTGACAACCTCAGAAAAGGCGCTGCCACAAATGCCGTCCAGATCGCCGAAGCGCTTATACGTGCGAAACATTAA
- the truA gene encoding tRNA pseudouridine(38-40) synthase TruA, producing the protein MRNIKLVIAYNGANYCGWQSQVAGGRKKSIQQVVEKVLKKILGEQVNAAASGRTDSGAHALAQVVNFKTSSSIPPAKIKKALNFWLPEDIVCLDAKEAGAGFHARFKTTSKTYRYLIVNSKSRPLFLGRLTHFVPYELDIDLMRDELNSLRGRRDFASFCSSGSTAKDTVRTVKRVDLRVIRSGAIQSFLTPGSALIAIEIEADGFLNHMVRNIVGTLVDIGRGRFKKGSMRGILSHKDRKRAGYTAPAKGLYLSRVVYP; encoded by the coding sequence GTGCGAAACATTAAGCTGGTAATTGCTTATAACGGCGCGAATTACTGCGGCTGGCAAAGCCAGGTGGCAGGCGGCAGAAAAAAGTCCATCCAGCAGGTCGTTGAAAAGGTGCTCAAGAAGATATTGGGGGAACAGGTAAACGCGGCCGCATCAGGCAGGACCGATAGCGGCGCGCACGCCCTGGCCCAAGTTGTAAATTTCAAGACATCCTCGTCTATCCCGCCGGCAAAAATAAAGAAGGCCCTGAATTTCTGGCTTCCGGAAGATATCGTCTGCCTGGACGCGAAAGAGGCAGGCGCGGGATTTCACGCCCGCTTCAAAACTACATCCAAGACCTACAGGTATCTGATAGTCAATTCAAAGTCCAGGCCGCTTTTCCTCGGCCGCCTTACCCATTTTGTGCCTTACGAGCTGGATATTGATTTAATGCGCGATGAACTTAACAGCTTAAGGGGAAGGCGCGATTTTGCCTCATTCTGCTCAAGCGGCTCAACCGCCAAAGATACTGTAAGGACGGTCAAACGCGTTGATCTGCGGGTAATAAGGTCAGGCGCCATACAGAGCTTTTTGACCCCTGGATCGGCGTTGATCGCCATAGAAATAGAGGCAGACGGATTTCTAAATCATATGGTCAGGAATATAGTGGGCACACTCGTAGATATAGGCAGGGGAAGGTTCAAAAAAGGGAGTATGCGCGGGATCCTTAGCCATAAGGACCGTAAAAGGGCGGGGTACACCGCTCCGGCAAAAGGGCTGTATTTAAGCAGGGTTGTATACCCTTAA
- a CDS encoding filamentous hemagglutinin N-terminal domain-containing protein, with the protein MMKKLMKVIDLLLVILLLCPPHYVRALPEGEAVVSGSADFSYPDANTMNITTSDRVIIDYQSFSIAQPETVRFIQPSGSSVALNRVRGGDPSTILGSLLANGKIFLINPNGILFGANARVDAAGLVASTLDISNEDFLEGRLNFQGVGGYIINQGILTAKPGGYICLLSGAVDNQGAIQTVLGTVVLASGEKATLNLDDLGQISVVIDESVKQEVFGPDGEKQNDAVKNSGTISAAGGIVTLTAKALNDVFDHAINNSGRIEAKSLVERNGEVELVSEGSGIVQNTGDIEVSGVDEAVNGGSVLMQGERVGQFGKIEAGAVSGDGGNIELLGNDVVALGSNSVTSANTQISGNGGNIIILGKQHALVWLDAVIVALGGAIWGDGGFIETSGNRLEIYSVPDVSAPNGSGGTWLLDPEDINITNVQANITQAGAGDPGPISFTPTSADTATTLDVNNIITALNNGSNVTVNTASGGTATTGIITVSSAIAKTADGGSGDGSTLTLTANDDIVVNDTISSSSGKLNLVFSAADLIDINSAITTNGGSFSSTSKDFSLDVSIDTGIGDIEFLPLSNNTIEIGNVPGSYDFTLDNEEISRVTTTGTVTIGDDNSGSISVNIDPSLDLDFTKLTLISGNTINDVDATTAIAIDTLSLFGSAIGTSSNPLNTEVNKITKAESRNGSIYITNNGNLNLSEALVAGTGTEDISIVTSGDLTLGSLISPDTITLDIGGLILDGNDDSVNIDSIAFNILSATDVGESDNILDTAVDVIDVNVTGSIYLKDEDDIAIDSIYTDGNVNIYTPGAITRSGSGTVRGVKVKLNANKIGSSNAGLTITGEFEENVPPGDPEGSSDHIVSIWSNDNTITISWPAVTDPGYPSTGVYGYYYVWDTSPNTVVTPSNGIYTANTTITSHPLSDGTAHYFHVIAVDNSDNYSADQNDLGPFYLNGTVSSSQPLNYSANPARAFDNMALSLVNYRVGSFNPNPTFYFYHPIIDIDNSAFSNLIMDSDAYEFIEDSLKLKKSLPIYFGAP; encoded by the coding sequence ATGATGAAAAAATTAATGAAGGTAATAGATTTATTGCTGGTCATTTTGCTGCTTTGTCCGCCGCACTATGTGCGCGCCTTACCCGAAGGCGAGGCAGTGGTTTCAGGCAGCGCCGATTTCAGTTATCCCGATGCCAATACCATGAATATTACCACTTCGGACAGGGTCATCATTGATTACCAGAGTTTCAGCATTGCCCAGCCGGAGACAGTCCGGTTTATCCAGCCGTCGGGCAGTTCCGTGGCGTTAAACAGGGTCAGGGGAGGCGACCCTTCTACTATATTAGGAAGCTTACTTGCCAACGGCAAGATATTCCTGATCAATCCCAACGGTATCTTATTTGGTGCGAACGCGAGGGTTGACGCGGCAGGTTTAGTGGCGTCGACTCTGGATATATCTAACGAGGATTTTCTTGAGGGCAGGTTGAATTTTCAGGGGGTTGGCGGCTACATTATAAATCAGGGTATTCTTACCGCCAAGCCGGGCGGTTACATCTGCCTTCTTTCAGGCGCGGTAGATAATCAGGGCGCGATACAAACGGTCTTAGGCACGGTAGTTTTGGCATCGGGAGAGAAAGCAACTTTAAACCTGGATGATTTAGGCCAGATCAGCGTGGTAATTGATGAGTCGGTGAAACAGGAGGTTTTCGGCCCTGACGGAGAGAAGCAGAACGACGCGGTGAAAAATTCAGGCACGATCAGCGCGGCCGGCGGCATCGTCACTCTGACCGCAAAGGCATTGAACGATGTTTTTGACCACGCTATAAATAATTCCGGAAGGATTGAGGCAAAGTCGCTGGTAGAAAGAAACGGAGAGGTGGAATTGGTTTCTGAAGGCAGCGGCATCGTTCAAAACACAGGTGACATTGAGGTGTCTGGCGTTGATGAGGCAGTAAATGGCGGAAGCGTATTAATGCAGGGAGAGCGCGTAGGACAGTTTGGAAAAATCGAAGCCGGTGCCGTGAGTGGAGATGGCGGCAACATCGAGCTATTAGGAAATGATGTGGTTGCGTTGGGTTCTAATAGCGTAACCAGTGCCAATACTCAGATAAGCGGCAACGGTGGAAACATTATCATATTAGGCAAACAGCATGCCTTGGTTTGGCTTGATGCTGTAATCGTTGCTTTGGGTGGAGCTATCTGGGGAGACGGCGGTTTTATAGAAACTTCCGGGAATCGTTTGGAAATATATAGCGTGCCTGATGTAAGCGCGCCAAATGGTTCTGGCGGTACCTGGCTTCTTGACCCGGAAGACATTAATATTACTAATGTTCAGGCGAATATTACTCAAGCCGGCGCAGGTGATCCCGGCCCCATTTCTTTTACGCCTACCAGCGCCGATACCGCGACAACCTTAGATGTTAATAACATTATTACTGCCTTAAATAACGGCTCTAATGTTACCGTAAACACGGCAAGCGGTGGCACAGCTACTACCGGCATAATTACGGTGAGTTCCGCAATTGCCAAGACAGCCGACGGCGGCAGCGGTGACGGTTCAACACTGACCCTTACTGCAAATGATGATATTGTGGTGAATGATACGATCAGCTCAAGTTCCGGCAAATTGAACTTAGTTTTTAGCGCTGCTGATCTGATAGACATAAATTCTGCTATTACGACTAACGGAGGCAGTTTTAGCTCTACCAGTAAAGACTTTTCTCTCGATGTAAGCATAGACACCGGTATAGGCGATATAGAATTTCTTCCTTTGAGCAACAACACAATAGAGATAGGTAATGTCCCGGGAAGCTATGACTTTACTTTGGATAACGAAGAAATAAGCAGAGTAACTACAACCGGAACAGTTACCATAGGAGATGATAATTCTGGCAGTATTAGTGTTAATATCGACCCTTCTCTTGATTTAGATTTTACCAAACTTACTTTGATTTCTGGTAATACTATTAATGATGTTGACGCAACTACGGCGATAGCCATTGATACCTTATCGTTATTTGGTTCAGCCATCGGTACGAGTTCAAATCCTCTAAATACTGAAGTTAACAAGATAACCAAGGCAGAATCCAGAAACGGTTCAATCTACATTACTAATAACGGTAACTTAAATCTGTCCGAAGCACTTGTTGCAGGCACGGGCACAGAAGATATCTCTATTGTTACTTCCGGAGACCTGACTTTGGGTTCATTAATTTCTCCGGATACCATTACCTTAGATATCGGTGGTTTAATCTTGGATGGAAATGATGATTCTGTAAATATCGATTCTATAGCATTCAACATCCTTTCAGCGACCGATGTGGGGGAATCAGATAATATTTTAGACACGGCTGTTGATGTCATAGATGTTAATGTTACCGGAAGCATATATCTAAAGGACGAAGATGATATAGCCATAGATTCAATTTATACCGATGGCAATGTGAACATTTATACGCCAGGCGCCATAACTAGATCTGGCAGTGGTACCGTTAGAGGAGTAAAGGTAAAACTAAATGCTAATAAAATCGGTAGTTCAAATGCAGGACTTACTATAACTGGGGAATTTGAGGAAAATGTGCCCCCCGGTGATCCTGAGGGCAGTTCAGACCATATCGTAAGCATCTGGTCCAATGATAACACTATAACTATTTCTTGGCCGGCAGTAACTGATCCCGGTTACCCATCAACCGGGGTATATGGTTATTATTATGTCTGGGATACCTCTCCGAATACTGTCGTTACTCCCAGCAATGGCATCTATACTGCCAATACGACGATTACCAGTCATCCACTTAGCGACGGCACCGCGCATTATTTTCATGTTATCGCCGTAGACAATTCTGACAATTATTCAGCGGACCAAAACGACTTAGGCCCATTCTACTTGAATGGTACAGTCAGTTCCAGCCAGCCGCTTAATTATTCCGCGAATCCGGCGAGGGCATTTGATAATATGGCCTTATCTTTGGTGAATTACAGGGTGGGTTCTTTTAATCCGAACCCGACATTTTATTTTTATCATCCCATAATAGACATAGATAACTCGGCATTTTCCAATTTGATTATGGATAGCGACGCTTATGAATTTATTGAGGACTCTTTGAAGCTCAAGAAGTCCCTTCCGATATATTTTGGCGCTCCGTAG